CAGAGAAAATTGGTGAACCCTATGTATATTTTTGTCCTAGTGGATTAGTGCACTTTGCAACTTCTATAGTTATTGGTGGTGTTTTTAAGGGAGCATTAATAGGAGGACCTGTAAAAATGAATACCTCTGATGATTTTACGGTAGAGGATTTAGTTAAAATATATAATTTTAATGTAGACAGTAGGGAAATATTACAAAACTATGTTAAAAATGTACCTATTGTTGAACCTGAAAGAGTTAGGTATTTGGCAAAATTACTAGATATTATTTCAAAGGATATAATGTTTGAGGAAAGTATTATACTTTCCGAAAGAAAAAAGTTCTACGCTGAGCAGGCGGCAATTAATGAGGAAATACAAAATGTAAAATACAGTGACTATTCTGAACACATCTCAAATTACTATCCTGTAGAACTGGAAAAAGAACTGCTATCTAGAGTTAAGATTGGGGATAAAAAAGGAGCAAAACTCATATTAAATGAGCTTCTAGGACATGTTTTGTTTAACAATGGTAGCAACATTGAAATAACTAGAGCCAGAGTGCTAGAGCTTATGATCGTACTTTCTAGGGCCGCAGTTGAGGGCGGAGGGAACATGGAAATGGTTTTTGGACTTAATTTTAAATATTTAAGTGAGGTATCTTCATTA
This DNA window, taken from Clostridium estertheticum, encodes the following:
- a CDS encoding PocR ligand-binding domain-containing protein, with amino-acid sequence MYLKKNSIDEETLIDHLKTYNKGTGVLCFNIDEFGETIHSEGEPCQFCIKFKELSGEKCTCSQSHLYASKQSEKIGEPYVYFCPSGLVHFATSIVIGGVFKGALIGGPVKMNTSDDFTVEDLVKIYNFNVDSREILQNYVKNVPIVEPERVRYLAKLLDIISKDIMFEESIILSERKKFYAEQAAINEEIQNVKYSDYSEHISNYYPVELEKELLSRVKIGDKKGAKLILNELLGHVLFNNGSNIEITRARVLELMIVLSRAAVEGGGNMEMVFGLNFKYLSEVSSLNNVERLCQWIIKVLDRFSECMYNVENINNVHIIQKSMEYVNDNVSDNISLNSVAEYVYLSSSYFSRLFKKEMGINFIDYLNMVRVEESKKYLTDLKITLSDIARTVGFTDQSYYTKVFKKIEGISPGQYRKST